The Verrucomicrobiota bacterium genomic sequence TTCGTATGCATTTAAGCATACAGGCGTAGCGAATGCTAAAAGTATCAGAGGTAAATACAACTTAGAGATATACATAATCCTGTAATTTATTCTATTTATAATATGAACGTTTTATATGTGAAAAGCAAGTGTGTAAATCGGAAGATCTCATCAAAAAGGTGCCATGCAGACTAACTGTTCTATGAATTACTCTACAACGTTTTTGGCCAATGGGGTGATGACTCTTTATTCTCGTGAGGTTAATGAAGTCTTTCACCCAGTCTTAGGTGCAGAAAAAGAGGCGGAATTATTGTACATTAGACAAACAAATCTTAGGCATAAATTTATGCATGATCAGCAAATAACCGCCTGGGATGTAGGTTTGGGTGCAGCTGGCAATGCCCTAGCAGTTGTTGCTGCCTGGGAGGATTCAAAAAAGGGTCATCTCAATCTCTTGAGTTTTGACAATGATCTAGAACCTCTCAAATTAGCAGTTTCAGAGCACAAAAAAAACCCGATCAATTTTGGTTATTTAAGTGGACCTATGTCGACGAAAGACATTGTCTGGAATGAATTCATTGAGTCGGGGCTATACAGTTTTAAGAGTCCATGGGGCAATTTCAATTGGGTGATTAAAAAAGGCGATTTTGCTAAATGGGTTGAATGGCAAACAGAAAGGAATGACCCAATATTAAGTAGCCCAAGACTAATCATGTACGACCTTTACTCACCTCCTCAAGATTGCTCTTTGTGGCAAATGAAACATTGGAAGAGGTTAAGGAAAATCTTAAGTAAAGAAGATCCCGGTGAAGTTATTTTTCATACAAGATCAACGGCAGTCCGAGTTACCCTCCTGTTGGCCGGATTCTTTGTAGGCAGGGGTGTAGCTATTGGCAATAAAGAGGAGACGACCATAGCTAGCAATCGATTGGAGCTTATAAAGAACCCGCTAGATCTAGAGTGGCTTAAGCGAGTGAAGCGTTCATCGTCATCACAGCCGTTTCTAGATAAAAAATACTATCAGAAAAAAATAGAAAAGAAATATTGGGAAATGTTGTGCCTCCATCCACAATTGCTATAATTTATAGTGAGTTTGATGAATTGAAAATAGCTTCTCAGTGTGGCATAGGGCTTACCTTTTTTACACTGCATTGTCAAAAGCTCCTGGACAAAACTTTGTCTATTTACGGGTGTTCATGCTATTGAAAGTTGGGTAGCAAAATTAATGAGCAATCTAAAACCTGATCTCATTACAGGCGGCGGGGACTTATACATGAAGGATATTTCTCGGAGCTGAGCGTTGCGGAGAGACGTTACGAAATCTATCTGCATTTTATCAAAAAGCTCGATGTGCCAGTAGAACATGTAATGGGCAATCATGACATCGTTGAAGCACTTGGTGACAGAGGTAAGCTCACTAAAAATCATGGGCATGACCTTTCTCGTATTAAATTAAGTATACAAAAACCTACAGGTCATTTGATTTTGATGGCCCACACTTTATCCTGCTGGATTCTATTGAGATGATAGGTAGTGAACAAATAGAATGGCTTAAAGCAGATTTAGATAATGTGTCGTCTGATATACCCATAGTCCTTTGTTCTCACATTCCATTTAGAGCTACCTTCAGCAACATCTATATGATTCTACTAAAGGGCTGTTATCCAATCTCGTAGTCGAAAATGCGCTAGAGATGGGTAACTTCTTTAAAGGACATGACCTTTGCTTGGTTTTACAAGGGCACCTTCATGTTAATGAAGTGGTCAAATGGAATAAAACGACTTTCATTATGGGAGGAGCAATATCCGGGAGTTGGTGGAATGGGTCAAATCAAGGAACAGCAGAAGGATTTGGTTTGATAAATTGGGAAGAGGGTTCTCCGACTTGGGATTACACTGATTATGGTTGGAGTGCTCTTCATCCTAAAGATAGCCCCTAAAAATCAGCAATATGAAGAAAACTAGACAGACTCCTGCCACAATCTTCCAAATGGTGGGCAACCCCTCAGGCTTTGTTCGAGGCCCTAAGCCTTCATTTTCTAAAAATTCATGGTAATCAAAAGAATCATCTGGAAGATCTAAAGCATCATAAGATGTTTGATCTTCATTCCATCCAGACCGTTCATCGGCACCGCATTCAGGGCATGCTAAAGATTTTGGTGGTATTGCTGCTCCGCACACAGGACATTCGGCTGGTGTTCTATATCCTTTTGTCCGTTTAGCCATAATCCTTAATGTAAACTAATGTCTTTACTATGGCCCTCTTAGAGTAAATGGCAAGATTTGCAAGGCCATAAGACGGTCCTCTAGGTAAGAAATTCGAAATGATGGGTCAACGAATGATAATTCTCACGGCAGTGAGGCTAAGGGCTTTTCTGGTAGGAGGTGGGATAATAAAGTCTTTCTCAAGAGTAAAAATCTAGAGATGGCAACAGATAGGTCGTTTCGAACAACTCAAGCTCCAGATTAAAAATTAGCGCGCAGGCAAGAAATCTCTATAACAGAGAACTACATTTTATAAGAGATTTTTAATTCTATCAATCGCCAGTTGCATGCCTATACACAGTAAGATAAAGCCCATAATCTTCGTGAGAGCATTAGCCCCATTGACACCGAGAAATTTCATCAGCTTTTCAGATTCTCGCAAAGTGATCCGGCAAAGGGGCATATAGAAAGGATAATTTACATATAGACAGAAAGATGGCTGCATTACCGAGCGGGTTAGTGATGGGCAGGAGTGATGATACAGTGATTAATGCTAAGTGGCACGGTTTCGTTCATCTAATTAAAATGAGTATCTAATTCTTGCGTCAATATTGCGAAAAACTAACGCGCTCTTTTGTAAGTTGGGATTTAATTCCGCATATCTTTAAAAGACATTCATCAAAATTTAATTTTGCGTCAAGTAAGGTGATTTCTACTCTTAGGAAATAAACCGGTAGCGCTCGTTTATCTACTCTAGGAAAGCGGATAGCGTCTTTTTCTGTGATAATGAGTGCATGTCCTCCACGAGCTCGAGTTCGGTTCATAGCATTTGTAATTTCATCCAATGAGTAGCGGTGATGGTCTGCATAGTGTCTAGAGTAGATAATGTTAGCACCGAGCTGCTCAAGTCCTTGTTCAAAACTCTCCGGCACAGCAATGCCACTGACTGCTCCAACTTTCCTTTTTATGAGGTAATCGAGTGGTATTTTCTCTCCTGTAGCAAGATCTTGGAGGTGCGTTGGCTTATGGGTGCACTCAATAATAGGAGCATGCTTGTTATATTGTCTTATTTCTTCTCTAATATCATGGATATCGCTCCCATCACATTTGGTAATGAAAATAGCATCACTTCTTCTGAGATGAGATTTAGGTTCGCGCAGCGTTCCACGAGGTAAAAGAAAGCGGTTCCCGAAAGGGGCCTGTCGGTCTATGAGGCAAATGTTTATTCTTTCTTTGAGTGGCAGAAATTGATAACCATCATCTAGTAGAATAGTGTCAATCCCCATTTTATTAACGGCGTACAATGCACTTTTAACGCGGTCCTTGTCTACCAGCACGATTACATCATCTAAATTGGTTGCCAACATGCAGGGCTCATCTCCAGCCTTTTCTGAATCGAGAAGGAGTGTCTTTCCATCGGTAACGATCCTAGGCAGCTGAGAATCTGTTTGAAAAGTAAGGCGTCTCCATATTCGTTGGTATAATGGGCGAGGCACACTTTTATAGCCTCTGCTAAGGATAGCAACGCGTCTACCAGAGTCACGCAAGACTTTAGCACACTTTTCCACAACTGGAGTCTTTCCAGTTCCGCCTACCGTTAGGTTTCCTATGCTAATAACTTGGCAGCCTACGGAGTGCCACTGGCAAAAACGATTTTCGTAAAGCCAAATTCTTACTCTTACGATTCCACTGTAAACAAAAGAAAGCAGGAAAAGAAATAATCTCAGCAAAGCTGCCCGCTTGCCATAACGACGAAGCAGTATGACATCAACGGCAAATTGTTCTAAGCGTTCTAATGGCTTCAAAGATATATTCTAACTAAATTACAGTTAAAATAAAGCACGGAGATCAGCTACTTCCTAAGGTTGCGAATAACAGGTTTCAAGGATATACGTCTTGTAGCGAGAGGCTGCTTTCCCTCGTGCTTAATTTTTGCAGCATACTTGTAATGTTGGGTATTAAAACGCTGGGAGGATATGTTATTTAGGTTGAGCTCGCTTAGGGATCGTATAAATGGAACCGAACCGTTTGTGTTTTGGCCTATGTAGCGCCTAAGCCAAACGGTGCTAAGGCCTGCTTTTTTACCACCAAGCACATCTGCTTCGAAACGATCTCCAATGTAAAGAGTATGCTCTGGAGCTACTCCGGCCTGGCGGCAGGCTTCATGAAATATAAATTTATCGGGCTTACCCGCCCCAATTTCTTCCGAAATGATAACTGGCTCTGCACGCTCTTTGAGTTTCGTCAGCTCAATCTTTAGGCGCTGTTGTTCGGCATTACCGTTGGTAATGATGCCAAATGGCAGTTCTAGCTTCTCTAAGAATGGCGTAACATCATCAAAAAGTATCCAGTTGTTAGAATAATGAAACAGATATCTTTGGTAGTGCGCATAGGCATCGTTATCAGGGAGATACAGGTTTTGTCTGCGATACAACTCTTGCATGCGGTAGATCCTTTGTTGCTCGTAGTTTATTTCCCCTCTAAGGTAGGCGTAATAATATGTTTCGATAAGACCGCACCATTCCTGGAAAAAGCCTTCCGGACTATGCGGTAGGTATTCTCTGTAATCATGTAAGTAGAGATTGGTTGCGAGTCGAACAGCCCCGCTGTGATCGATCAAAGTGTCGTCTAAATCAAAAAAAAGAAATCTTAGATCTTTAGCACTAGCCATCACGCATCTCCTATTAATTCTTTTGTTAGGGGCAATTACAATATGTCTTCAGCTAGGTGCAGAGTCTAGTACGAATAGGTACAAATTTAACTCGAATGATGTCATACAGAGTTAAAAATCCCAGCAAGGGCTTGGCTCCAAAAAACATAGAGCCTGCTAGAGGTATCACCTTTTTGAGGTGCATGTTCCCACTCTATCCGGATGGATCTCCGCGCGCTTGAATCTCCGCCTTGCTTGCTTATGAAAGCTATGCTTGGACGATTTGATGGATACATCTTCATCAACGCACTTACTCCTCCGGTTTAAGCTTTTTCGCATCTCATTAAACTACTATGAGATCATCCAGCCTTAAAATTGACACCCTTATGCGCGTACATTAATGGTCCGAGTTAGCCTGCTATTTTGTTGAACATTGATTTAAATGTGAAAGAGCCAAATAAAAAATGCCGATATGACAGGCGTTTAAAAAAGATCCCTTACAAATCTCATTGATAATAGTATCAACGGGTAAGAATGCTAATTCAATCTCTTCAGAAGGATCTAATTTCTGTGTAGAACTAGTAATAATTTCAGTGGCTATATAGCTGTGGATAAAATTGGTAAGGCGAGCTGGATCAGGTGAGACCGTAGGAAGTGAATGGAAATGGCGTGCTTGATATCCGGTTTCCTCTGCTAATTCTCGCTTAGCTGCGTCTAGAGGTTTTTCCTTTAATTCCATCATTCCTCCAGGCAGTTCGAGCACGAACTTTTTAATACCGTGGCGATACTGTCTAATGACAAGAATCTCGTGATCTTTATTAAAGAGTGCAACATGCACCCAGTGAGGGCACTCTGCCACGTAATAGGGGCTTATAGTGACACCATCATGCCTTTGGCAGACATCCTCGCGGAGGGAGAACCAGCGACTATGGATAAGAGGCTTTGAGCTAATGATATCCCAAGGTTTTGCAGATAAATCCCGTGACATAAAATGAAAGGTATTGCAAGTCGGGATCCAAGTCAGTAACTCTTTGATCTTAAGAAAGTGAAATATTTATTGATCAGCCTCATTATTGCAATTACTGCGATTATTTGGTTTAGGCCGGAAATCTCCGATGGCAAGCCTATGCCGCTTACAGAAAATTTACAATTTCAGTTAGTAGAGGAAGAGGAGATCTCTTATGAGGAGGGTCCTATGTGGAAGCTTAGTTATAGCTGTCCGTATCGATTAGAGGATTGGGCAAATGTCAGTGCCGTAGAGAAAGAAGTCATTTCCATTTGGCAGCACTACTTTAGACAACGAGTAGAGCAAAAAGGCTATCTTTTGGCCATGATTCAAGCAAGAGAGCGAAGAGAGGGCTTCGGGCTTTTTCTAGATCGCCCTGTAAGGAATTTTATTTTTAAAAGGCAATCTGGTATCTCTGATTGGATTTTAGTGTATGGCGAGGTGATAGATGGTCAGATCATGCAGAAAACGAAGTCTTTGTGATAGTTGTGTTAAATTAAAAATAGGTAGCTTGATCTCAAAGCAGCATCTTTCTAGCTTGATGACATGGTATCAACTTCGCTTTCAGAAACAGATAGGGGACAACCTATCGTTATGGGCATTCCTGGCCCCACAATAAACCAGAGCCAACGTGATCTCATCAAGCGGGTGCAGCCAGGCGGCTTTATCTTATTTAACAGAAATCTTGAACATCCAGCCCAAGTATTTGACCTTATTTCAGAGCTTTACGATATTTGCGAGCGCATACCGATCATGACCATAGATCAAGAGGGTGGCCGCGTGGCAAGGCTCAGCACGATTAGTGAAAGACCCGTTAGTGGCTATGCCCTTGCCTTGAGTAAGGATCCAGCATTGGCTCGTAGGCATGGCTCCCTTACCGGTCAGCTTCTAAGTTTATTTGGATTTAATCTTAACCTTTGCCCCGTTGTGGACTATTCGCAGGATGAGGGCGCAGATAATTCACTGCGTGGCCGTTGTTTGGGTTGTAGTCCTGATGAAGTAATGGTCATGGCGGATGCCTTCCTTGAGGGTATGGAAAAAGAAGGCCCACTTAGCACGGCAAAACATTACCCTGGCTATACCTATTGTGGCTTAGATCCTCACGGCGACTTGCCTAAGATAAATCGAACGCTTGAAGAGATGGAGAAAAATGAGCTCAAAGTATTTCGACATTTTGCGACTAGAGCGCCGGCATTTATGGTGGGGCATGGTTATTTCCCTGCATGGCATAAATCTCCCTATCCGGCTTCTATTTCAAAAATGATTGTGAACGATTTTTTAAGAGAAGAGATGAAATATGATGGGCTCGTCATGACGGATGATCTCGAGATGGGGGCTATCGGGGAGAGATATCCCGCAAAAGAAGTTTCCCGGCTAGCACTTGAGGCGGGCCAAGACATTCTACTCTTTTGCCACAATCCGGCATGTGTCGAAATCAGTTGGGATACGCTCTGCGAATTACCTGAGGAGCTGGTCAAACCTGCTGTGGACAGAATCATTCGCTTTAAAGAAAGGTTGATTTCCGTTCCTAGCTCGCTTGACTTAGACGCTTTGGAAAGTATATCAAAAGCTACAGGAGAATTAAGAAAACAACTCGAACCAGAATTGCTTAATTAAAAAATGGCCACCAAAGAAAAATTAGATGACGAGCAAATAAAAGAATTCCTTAAGGAATTGCCCAAATGGAAACTTGTAGATGGTAAATTACAGCGTGAGTGTAAATTTGATAATTTTGTCGAGGCTTTTGCTTTTATGACAGCAGTAGCCATCGTTGCTGAAAAAATGAACCACCACCCAGAGTGGTTTAATGTATGGGCTACAGTTAAAATCGATCTAGCAACACACGAGGCTAATGGTATCACCGAGCTAGACATTGCCTTGGCTAAGAAAATCGATAAGCTCTCAAATTAAATGGGAACTGTTAGAGACGCCCCGTTATCCTTTGGCCCCAAATCTAAAATAAAAGGCCCTGCTCTTTTTACCCATTGGTTGGCGTTTGGGTAACTACCTGCACCCTCTCCAAAACAATCTCTTAACATTTCCGTGTCGATGATCCCTGGATTTAGAGGAACGGCGGCCATACCTTGGGGCAACTCTTGGGCGAGCGCTAGAGTCAATCCCTCAATAGCCCACTTAGTCGCACAATAAGGCGCTACCTCTGGCGAAGTTGAGCGTCCCCACCCTGAACTCAAATTCACAATCACTCCATGGCCCTTGGTTCCATTAGCAAGCATAGCAGGTATAAAATGACGAAGCATATTTGCTACTCCCTTGATATTGACATCAATCACACGGTCAAAGTCGTCTTGCGTCACTTCCCACAGATTAGTGGTCTGATTGATGAGGGCGGCATTGTTAATAAGAAGATCAGGCGGCCCATATTTGTCTAATAGATCATGGACCCATGTTTTTACAACAGGGTCGGAAGATACATCTAGTTGGCGAAAGTCATGAGGAGAGCCAAAATTCTCATGAAGCTTGGTGATTTGGTCAGCAGATCTGCCGCAACCAAAAATCCAATGACCTTGATCAGCAAAATACTTAGCCATGGCCAATCCAAGGCCTTTGGTAACACCAGTAATCACAATTTTTTTCATAAAAGTCTACGTTCTAATAGGCTTCCACAGACACGGCAATATTTAGCGTCGTTGGCGTGATTGTCTGCAGAGCACTGATTGCATTTTACAGATAATCTTTCTTCGGAAGGAGGTGATTTTTGCGAAGTCATTTGTAATTCAGTTTTAGCAATTTCTGCCGTAACAATACCGGTGGGCACTGCAATGATAGCAAATCCCAGAAGCATCACAAAAGATGCAATAATTTGTCCTGCGGGAGTCTGAGGGTGTATGTCTCCATAGCCCACGGTTGTTAGTGTAACAATAGCCCAGTAAACGGAAATGGGAATATTCACAAAACCATTTTCCGGACCTTCCACTAGATGCATGATGGCCCCAATAATCGTTACAATGCTGATGACGGAGACAATGAAGACGGTGATTTTATAACGGCTGGCCTTAAACGCACGCATGATAACATTCTCGCCCTGGATGTATTTGATCAATTTGAGAATGCGAAATAGCCGAACTGCTCTAAGAATGCGAATGACAATGAGAAACTCTGCTCCTCCTATAAAAAGACTTAAGTAAGTAGGAACTATGGCTAGTAAATCCACGATGCCAAAGAAGCTAGTGAGATATTTTCTGCGATCTTCTGAACACCAAATTCGAACAAAATACTCTAGGGTGAAAATGCCTGTGAAAACCCATTCGGCGATCCGAAGTGCTTCGCCATACTCTTCCTGTAGGTCCCCAACACTTGCTAACATGACTGCAATAACGCTATCTAAGATGAGGATAATGAGTATGACATCAAATAATTTACCTAATGTCGTCTCTGATCCAAAAATCACCCTGCGCGTTTTTTCTCTAAAAGTCATAGACTCTAACTTAATACCTCGGGATCAATCATAAAAGCGGGAAAGAATTCTTCTTCCAGAATTTACTTTCAGGCCCTAAATATGAATCATGTCGGCAAAGCGTCTTTTTTTACTCGATGGTATGGCACTGGCCTATCGTGCTTATTTCGCTCTTATAAGGAATCCTATTTTTAATTCTAAGAAAATCAATACCTCTGCGCTCTACGGATTTACCAACACACTGCTAGACCTTCTCAAGAAGCATGAGCCAACACACATGGCAGTCGCATTCGATACCTTTGCTCCTACTTCCAGGCATTCAGAATACTCTGAGTACAAGGCCCAGCGCGACGAAATGCCTGAGGACCTTAGTGCTGCACTTCCGCAGATCCGGCAAATGTTAGAAGCCTTTCAAATTCCCATCTTGGAAGTAGATGGTTATGAAGCAGATGACATTATTGGAACACTTGCCAAGCAGGCTCAAGCTAAGGGATTTGATGAAATCTTTATGGTAACCCCAGACAAAGATTTCGGGCAGCTTGTGACAGATAAGATCAAAATGTATCGCCCAGGCCGGCAAGGCAAAGATGCGGAGATCTGGGGAGTCGCTGAAGTTTGTGAAAAATGGGGAATAAAACGGGTAGATCAGGTTGTTGATATGCTCGGACTTATGGGCGACGCCTCCGACAACATTCCCGGTATTCCTGGTATTGGAGAGAAAACAGCAGCAAAGCTTCTAGCGGAATTTGGTTCCGTAGAAAATCTTCTTGAATCGACAAACAAGCTAAAGGGTAAACAAAAAGAGAAAGTAGAGGCCGGAAAAGAGCAGGCACTCATGTCAAAACGACTCGCCACAATAATCTTAGATGCTCCTGTTGACATAGATTTCGCAGATGTCGCTCTAAAACCCTTGGACGAGCCCGCATTGAAAAGTCTTTTCGTAGAGTTCGAATTTAATAATATGGGAAAGCGACTTTTTGGTGACAGCTTCAAAGCCGGACGCGGATTTGGCACGGAGACAAAAGATAAATCTCCATACGCATCTCAGCTGACTGGTGGACCAGATCAAAATGATCAGGGAATGCTTTTTGCCAAGCTCAAAACTATTTCCGATGTCGAACGTAGCTATAAAATTCTCATAACGAAGGATGAGCGTAAGAGACTTATCAAGCAATTGAGTGACGCAAAGTCCTTTTGCTTTGATTTAGAAACGACCTCCTTAGATGTAAAAAGGGCTCGAGTTATCGGACTGGCTTTTTCTGTGGAGCCATTTTCAGCCTACTATCTGCCGATTCCCAAAGCTGAAGAAGAGGCGAGTATTCTCAAAGAACTTGAAGATGTTTTAACTAACCCTGAGATCGAGAAAATTGGACACAATCTTAAATACGATCTTGGGGTACTGGCCTGGAAAAATATTACTGTTGCAGGCCCCTTCTTTGACACAATGTTGGCACATTCCCTAGTAGAGCCTGATCAGAGGCATAGCATGGATTTTTTAGCAGAAATGTATCTAGGCTACGAACCAATTACGATTACCTCATTGATTGGACCCAAAGGCAAGGATCAAAAAAACATGGAAGAAGTCCAAAGAGAAGACCTCCCCAAGGTTGCTGAATATGCATCAGAGGACGCGGATATTACTCTTCAGCTCAAGGAAATCTTCCAGCCTATGCTGAAAGAAAAAGAACAAGAGAAACTTTTCTATGATATTGAGAGCCCTCTGTTACCCGTTCTTGTCAAAATGGAACATGCGGGGATAGCCATAGACATTACAGCTTTAGAGGAAATATCTTCAGAGCTTGAAGCAAAGATAGACACGAAGCGTTCACGTATCTACGAGATAGCAGGGCACGAATTTAATCTGAACTCCCCCAAGCAACTAGGGGTTGTCTTGTTTGAAGAAATGCAGCTTTTAGCTAAGCCCAAGAAAACCAAGACAGGACAATATGTAACCAACGAGCAAGTCCTAGAATCTCTTTCCCACCGTTTCGAAATAGCTTCTTTAATTTTAGAATACCGCAAGGCGACAAAGCTCAAATCAACCTATGTAGATGCGTTACCGGGCTATGCTCAGGAAGAGACACAACGCGTTCATACCACCTACCAACAAGCGGTAACAGCTACGGGCCGTATGGCTTCCATTGACCCTAACCTTCAAAACATTCCCATTCGCTCCGATCAAGGCAAAGAAATCCGTAAGGCATTCGTTCCTCAAGGTGAGGGTGTTATACTGCTAGCAGCGGATTATTCGCAGATAGAACTTCGTATTATGGCAGAAATTAGTGGCGATAAAGGGATGCAAGAAGCTTTTGCCTCGGGAATAGATATTCATACCGCCACTTCTGCGCGCGTCTATGGAGTCGCTGAAAAGGATGTCACCAGTGATATGCGCCGAAATGCCAAGATGGTGAACTTTGGTATTAT encodes the following:
- a CDS encoding ion transporter, coding for MTFREKTRRVIFGSETTLGKLFDVILIILILDSVIAVMLASVGDLQEEYGEALRIAEWVFTGIFTLEYFVRIWCSEDRRKYLTSFFGIVDLLAIVPTYLSLFIGGAEFLIVIRILRAVRLFRILKLIKYIQGENVIMRAFKASRYKITVFIVSVISIVTIIGAIMHLVEGPENGFVNIPISVYWAIVTLTTVGYGDIHPQTPAGQIIASFVMLLGFAIIAVPTGIVTAEIAKTELQMTSQKSPPSEERLSVKCNQCSADNHANDAKYCRVCGSLLERRLL
- a CDS encoding MarC family protein, with amino-acid sequence MQPSFCLYVNYPFYMPLCRITLRESEKLMKFLGVNGANALTKIMGFILLCIGMQLAIDRIKNLL
- the polA gene encoding DNA polymerase I, which gives rise to MSAKRLFLLDGMALAYRAYFALIRNPIFNSKKINTSALYGFTNTLLDLLKKHEPTHMAVAFDTFAPTSRHSEYSEYKAQRDEMPEDLSAALPQIRQMLEAFQIPILEVDGYEADDIIGTLAKQAQAKGFDEIFMVTPDKDFGQLVTDKIKMYRPGRQGKDAEIWGVAEVCEKWGIKRVDQVVDMLGLMGDASDNIPGIPGIGEKTAAKLLAEFGSVENLLESTNKLKGKQKEKVEAGKEQALMSKRLATIILDAPVDIDFADVALKPLDEPALKSLFVEFEFNNMGKRLFGDSFKAGRGFGTETKDKSPYASQLTGGPDQNDQGMLFAKLKTISDVERSYKILITKDERKRLIKQLSDAKSFCFDLETTSLDVKRARVIGLAFSVEPFSAYYLPIPKAEEEASILKELEDVLTNPEIEKIGHNLKYDLGVLAWKNITVAGPFFDTMLAHSLVEPDQRHSMDFLAEMYLGYEPITITSLIGPKGKDQKNMEEVQREDLPKVAEYASEDADITLQLKEIFQPMLKEKEQEKLFYDIESPLLPVLVKMEHAGIAIDITALEEISSELEAKIDTKRSRIYEIAGHEFNLNSPKQLGVVLFEEMQLLAKPKKTKTGQYVTNEQVLESLSHRFEIASLILEYRKATKLKSTYVDALPGYAQEETQRVHTTYQQAVTATGRMASIDPNLQNIPIRSDQGKEIRKAFVPQGEGVILLAADYSQIELRIMAEISGDKGMQEAFASGIDIHTATSARVYGVAEKDVTSDMRRNAKMVNFGIIYGISAFGLSQRLGIPRNEAADLIEEYFKQYPGVQSYMQETIASAKEKEYVETITGRRRYLRDINSKNAMIRQAVERTAINMPIQGSAADMIKLAMVKIDQKLTEGHFQTKMLLQVHDELVFEMKDEEEDMVVPLIVESMQNAVSLKVPILVETGKGENWLVAH
- a CDS encoding SDR family oxidoreductase; translated protein: MKKIVITGVTKGLGLAMAKYFADQGHWIFGCGRSADQITKLHENFGSPHDFRQLDVSSDPVVKTWVHDLLDKYGPPDLLINNAALINQTTNLWEVTQDDFDRVIDVNIKGVANMLRHFIPAMLANGTKGHGVIVNLSSGWGRSTSPEVAPYCATKWAIEGLTLALAQELPQGMAAVPLNPGIIDTEMLRDCFGEGAGSYPNANQWVKRAGPFILDLGPKDNGASLTVPI
- a CDS encoding MnmC family methyltransferase is translated as MNYSTTFLANGVMTLYSREVNEVFHPVLGAEKEAELLYIRQTNLRHKFMHDQQITAWDVGLGAAGNALAVVAAWEDSKKGHLNLLSFDNDLEPLKLAVSEHKKNPINFGYLSGPMSTKDIVWNEFIESGLYSFKSPWGNFNWVIKKGDFAKWVEWQTERNDPILSSPRLIMYDLYSPPQDCSLWQMKHWKRLRKILSKEDPGEVIFHTRSTAVRVTLLLAGFFVGRGVAIGNKEETTIASNRLELIKNPLDLEWLKRVKRSSSSQPFLDKKYYQKKIEKKYWEMLCLHPQLL
- a CDS encoding NUDIX hydrolase; this encodes MSRDLSAKPWDIISSKPLIHSRWFSLREDVCQRHDGVTISPYYVAECPHWVHVALFNKDHEILVIRQYRHGIKKFVLELPGGMMELKEKPLDAAKRELAEETGYQARHFHSLPTVSPDPARLTNFIHSYIATEIITSSTQKLDPSEEIELAFLPVDTIINEICKGSFLNACHIGIFYLALSHLNQCSTK
- a CDS encoding HAD family hydrolase, whose amino-acid sequence is MASAKDLRFLFFDLDDTLIDHSGAVRLATNLYLHDYREYLPHSPEGFFQEWCGLIETYYYAYLRGEINYEQQRIYRMQELYRRQNLYLPDNDAYAHYQRYLFHYSNNWILFDDVTPFLEKLELPFGIITNGNAEQQRLKIELTKLKERAEPVIISEEIGAGKPDKFIFHEACRQAGVAPEHTLYIGDRFEADVLGGKKAGLSTVWLRRYIGQNTNGSVPFIRSLSELNLNNISSQRFNTQHYKYAAKIKHEGKQPLATRRISLKPVIRNLRK
- the lpxK gene encoding tetraacyldisaccharide 4'-kinase gives rise to the protein MKPLERLEQFAVDVILLRRYGKRAALLRLFLFLLSFVYSGIVRVRIWLYENRFCQWHSVGCQVISIGNLTVGGTGKTPVVEKCAKVLRDSGRRVAILSRGYKSVPRPLYQRIWRRLTFQTDSQLPRIVTDGKTLLLDSEKAGDEPCMLATNLDDVIVLVDKDRVKSALYAVNKMGIDTILLDDGYQFLPLKERINICLIDRQAPFGNRFLLPRGTLREPKSHLRRSDAIFITKCDGSDIHDIREEIRQYNKHAPIIECTHKPTHLQDLATGEKIPLDYLIKRKVGAVSGIAVPESFEQGLEQLGANIIYSRHYADHHRYSLDEITNAMNRTRARGGHALIITEKDAIRFPRVDKRALPVYFLRVEITLLDAKLNFDECLLKICGIKSQLTKERVSFSQY
- a CDS encoding 4a-hydroxytetrahydrobiopterin dehydratase, yielding MATKEKLDDEQIKEFLKELPKWKLVDGKLQRECKFDNFVEAFAFMTAVAIVAEKMNHHPEWFNVWATVKIDLATHEANGITELDIALAKKIDKLSN
- a CDS encoding glycoside hydrolase family 3 N-terminal domain-containing protein, with amino-acid sequence MVSTSLSETDRGQPIVMGIPGPTINQSQRDLIKRVQPGGFILFNRNLEHPAQVFDLISELYDICERIPIMTIDQEGGRVARLSTISERPVSGYALALSKDPALARRHGSLTGQLLSLFGFNLNLCPVVDYSQDEGADNSLRGRCLGCSPDEVMVMADAFLEGMEKEGPLSTAKHYPGYTYCGLDPHGDLPKINRTLEEMEKNELKVFRHFATRAPAFMVGHGYFPAWHKSPYPASISKMIVNDFLREEMKYDGLVMTDDLEMGAIGERYPAKEVSRLALEAGQDILLFCHNPACVEISWDTLCELPEELVKPAVDRIIRFKERLISVPSSLDLDALESISKATGELRKQLEPELLN